In the genome of Sardina pilchardus chromosome 14, fSarPil1.1, whole genome shotgun sequence, one region contains:
- the vsig8a gene encoding V-set and immunoglobulin domain-containing protein 8a translates to MQMVVRIRRSPIAAYITAVTLFGFLVSLNEDVAMAMEVTSSGPQTLQKAQGDTVTLGCTYSPGPLDMGDLDIEWSVISPDTTQKDQLVISYTGGRKYLHGNPALTAGLDFAAGNPANGDASLSISSVSAGNSGVYQCKVKKAPGVDTRKISLVVMERPSAPRCWVEGGEAVGSPQSLHCSSAQGTPPLAYQWKREIGGPTPSAVTQDSLTGQLKISNHSESFAGIYTCEVSNVVGKERCKINLRALKPPSTAGVVVGTVVGVLLLVIIVLIAVWLMVYRRRPRYDKEVSNEIREDVPPPESRPTSRVSSHHRGVAYSPVGGATQLPSSSSTSCSDTKYEYDSRFGYAV, encoded by the exons ATGCAGATGGTGGTGAGAATAAGGCGTTCCCCCATCGCTGCATATATCACTGCAGTCACTCTGTTTGGATTTCTTGTGTCACTCAATGAAG ATGTTGCCATGGCGATGGAGGTGACCTCCTCGGGGCCCCAGACTCTGCAGAAGGCCCAGGGGGACACGGTGACGCTGGGGTGCACATACTCACCGGGGCCCCTGGACATGGGGGACCTGGACATCGAGTGGTCCGTCATCAGCCCTGACACCACCCAGAAAGACCAGCTA GTTATCTCCTACACAGGTGGGAGGAAGTATCTCCATGGCAACCCTGCGTTAACGGCAGGGCTGGACTTTGCCGCAGGAAACCCGGCGAACGGAGACGCGTCCCTCTCCATCAGCTCTGTCTCCGCTGGCAACAGCGGCGTCTACCAGTGCAAGGTGAAGAAAGCCCCGGGGGTCGACACACGCAAGATCTCCCTGGTGGTCATGG AGCGTCCATCAGCGCCCAGgtgttgggtggaggggggtgaggCTGTGGGGAGTCCGCAGTCGCTCCACTGCAGCTCTGCTCAAGGGACGCCTCCATTGGCCTACCAGTGGAAGAGGGAGATCGGAGGGCCAACCCCCTCTGCAGTCACTCAGG aCTCTCTGACAGGGCAGCTGAAGATCAGTAATCACTCTGAAAGCTTTGCTGGGATCTACACCTGTGAGGTGAGCAACGTTGTGGGAAAAGAACGCTGCAAGATCAACCTGCGGGCCCTCAAAC cccccaGTACAGCAGGCGTGGTGGTGGGGACGGTGGTGGGCGTCCTGCTGCTGGTCATCATCGTCCTGATCGCCGTCTGGCTGATGGTCTACAGGCGCCGGCCGCGCTACGACAAGGAAGTGTCCAATGAGATCAG AGAGGATGTCCCGCCCCCTGAGAGCCGTCCAACCAGCCGCGTCTCCAGCCACCACAGGGGAGTGGCCTACAGTCCAGTGGGCGGAGCCACGCAGCTCCCTTCCTCCTCGAGCACTTCCTGCTCCGACACCAAGTACGAGTACGACAGCCGCTTTGGCTACGCCGTCTGA